The genomic segment gcacGTTTGAATTGTTAACATTAAAATGCACTATGCATTCTGTGGGTTGAGTGCTGTAACAACACTGAATTAAACAATTAATACTATCGCTTATTAACCAGAAGTTATTCACTGTTCACATTTCCTTACCTTTTGTATCATTTGATGACTTCATCATTTACTttcaagtcatcatctcatctctaaaGAGCTGCTGCCTACAACTGAAATGGTGAAGGCCTATCATTAGGTACATACttaactgtactgtacactatttTACAACACAAACCAAAGAACAAGGCTTGTGTAAGCAGCAAGCAACATAATTGACAACGCTCTTCCGAATGTCATCGAAAACATTGCTGCAGAGGAGGACAGCTCTGTATCCATGGCTCGAAAGCTTCTTCTTTTACATCACTTTCTCCTTTTTACACGACCCCCACAGCTGACTTTTCATGTAATCATGGTCCATTCACATGGTCCGTTCATGCTGCCAATCAGAAATAACCAGCCAATACCACAACAGTGCCAGTCTTTGCCAATGCATAGATCTGACTCTGGCATCAGTGTGACGCAACAGACACCGGGATTTgtcggaccaggcaatgtttttcaactcctcaattgtccagtttTGGTGATGGCGTGCCCACTGTagccgcttcttcttgtttttagctgataggagtgggacccggtgtggtcatctgctgcaatagcccatccttGACAAGGACAAACATGTTGTGTGTTCCGAGATGCCTTTCTGCCaaccactgttgtactgctctGTTATTTGCCCATTTGTGGCCCACGTCTAAGCTTGCACAATTCTTTCCTCTCTCATTAGCGATCTGTTATCGCACAGAGGACTGaggactggatgttttttgtttgtcacaccattctctgtaaaccttAGACAAtgtcgtgcgtgaaaagcccaggaagCCAGGCGTTTCTGAGAGACTGGCCCCTGCGCACCTGGCACATGAGTTCATACCACGCTCAAATTCACTTAgatcactcgttttgcccattccaacgttcaatcgaacagtaactgaatgcctcgatgcctgtctgcctgctttatatagcaagctaAGGCCACGTGACAGTCTGTAGGAGCTAATCATTTTCATGAActgggtggtgtacctaataaactagCCACTTGAGTGGATATAAGACaatatatgatgggtatgatgcaAAAATACTTGTTTAATATTGTAAATGTGTTGGTAACCGGTTTATAATATCAATAAGGTATCAATATAGCTAAGGGCTTTATCCAGGCATGACGTAAATCAAAGCCATGTGCCTAAGTACAGCTCTTAGCCATGGCCAATATATAACACCCCCTTTGGGTCTTATTACTTCATTATATCCTATACAGTAGGTGTGTTTGTGTCACCGTATGTACGGTGTCTATattggtgtctgtgtgtctctgtatatcTGTGCTCCTGTGTGAACACTAGGTGTCTCTCTGtgagcaaatgtgtgtgtgtgtgcgtatgtgtatgTCCATACAAAATTTACCCATGCTACGTGTACACGGGCCAATGTAAAGACGTGCATTCattatttgtctgtgtgtgtgtgtgtgtgtgtgtgtgtgtgtgtgtgtgtgtgtgtgtgtgtgtgtgtgtgtgtgtgtgtgtgtgtgtgtgtgtgtgtgtgtgtgtgtgtgtgtgtgtgtgcgtgtgtgtgtgtgtgtgtgtgtgtgtgtgtgtgtgtgtgtgtgtgtgtgtgtgtgtgtgtgtgctgtgtgtgtgtgtgtgtgtgtatcaggaaGGCTCAGGCCCAGTAACAATGGATCCCAAAGCAAAGTGCTGACAGTGAAGTAGGTGTGGCCGACCCCCTAGCCCCgaaggtgtgtatatatacccacacacacacctccctggcAGAGCGCTTAGTGGATCCCTGCGAAACACACAGCTTACGTTTTAGGTAGGTCTGCTGGCAGATAGCTTCATGTTTATCTAATAGATTTAATTTACTCTTATGTTTGGATAGATCTGATCTGATGGGCCTTGGCACATAGCTTTAAGTTTATCAAATAGTGATGAACCACAAAGTTATTTGattggagattctccattgagcatgtttttttaaaggcgTAAGGCTTGATCTGGGTCCCGGAAACCGGCCCATAGATTTCTATTTGTCTGTGTGATAGAGCTTCGCAGGGCTTTTAGAACAGGGGACTATAAAATAATGTTTCCCAAATGATGAGTCTGGAACCAGTGGTGACTGGGAGTTGTTAGACTGTTAGTAGCAGGATACgtttttgttttatcttgtttGGAGGATTAGAATACTATTATTTGAAAGGCTTCAGTTTAGGTGGAATGGTATAGAACAATCTGAGAACCATTGAGGCTATGATGACCGGGAGCTTCAGTGCAGTGGTATGACTGGTCATCATGCATAGATCACTCTGTTTGTTTAAAAGAGCTTACCAGGGCTTTGGTAGAGCAGCAGATTAACAGGGAGAGCCTGGTGTATAGAGCTGGTCAGGCGTCCTGCACACGTCTGTCTGAGGCTTTGCCTAAAGGTTCATTGAACTGTGTTATTCTGTAGCTACTGGTCAGGGGACCAAAGGCTATGGGCCATTCACTGGGAGCTTCAAGGCAGGGTGGGATTTCTTGGTGTAGGCATAAAACATGTTTTGGTCAAGAATTAACTTAATTATTTATATGTTCAGTTAATATctccctctgtatccctctctcctatctctctccattTCAGCACTGAGACAGAAGGACATAATGGCTCTGACCAACCCAATGAACCCTGTGAACCCCATGCCCATGGGCCCATGGAAGATCACAGTGTACGACCAGGAGTACTTCCAGGGAAAGCGTATGGAGTTCACTGCCTGCTGCCAGAACATAATGGAGTGTGGCATGGAGAACATCCGCTCCCTGAAGGTCGAGTGTGGAGCGTAAGTAGTCCCAAAACTTTTCCCAAAACATGGAAGACTTAGGGGAGGTTTTCCAGTAGGCTAACATGAGCCAATGTCAGCCATTATTGCACTGGGCACTGACTCATCTTTCTCTCGCTCCTTAGTCATCTCTTCTGTCatttatctctttctttctctctccctaccttcctttctttctccctacatccccctctctgtcattacatctctctccatcactatttccctctttccatttcccctttctctccctccaacatTCCTTCCCTGTATCCCTCCTTTTGCCTCCCTCTAGCTGGGTTGGGTATGAGCACTCCAGTTTCTGTGGCCAGCAGTTTGTCCTGGAGAAGGGAGACTACCCCCGTTTTGAGGCCTACAGCGGCAGCAACTCCTATCGCATCGAGAGGATGATCTCGTTCAGACCCATCTGCTCCGCTGTGAGCCCTTAAATGCATCcaatatggcaccctattccctgtatactgcactacttttgaccagggcccttagggctctggtcaaaagtagtagcCTATATAGGGAACCTTACAGCATACAATGCTATCCCATCCCACATTATCATGGATcatcacattattattattattatctattattatctattattatCTACAATGCATCAAATCACATTGCATTACCTTTACTATAACAACTCAAGACAACATAACATTCTATGACATTATCATGCAAAGGTTACCAGATTACTTACATTGCATAATATTGTATAACCTTATGATACATTCAATTATCGATAACAATACATTAAATACTATAATAATGTAAACTGCTGCttaatatgtctctctctccatcccttctctctctctctctctctctctctctctctctctctctctctctctctctctctctctctctctctctctctctctctctctctctctctctctctctctctctctcctccctctctctctctctctctctctctctctctctcagagccacAAGGAGTCCCGTATGACCATCTATGAAAAGGAGAACATGATTGGTCGCCAGTTTGAGATGTGTGATGACTACCCCTCCCTGCAGGCCATGGGCTGGTTCAACAACGAGGTTGGATCCATGCAAATCCAGAGTGGAGCGTAAGTACTAATGCCATGACAGGGACACTGCCACTTCACGCTAAATATACTACCACTGCTACTTCTGCTATTACTACAAGTGCACAATTGCAGCTGAACCATCTACTCACTCAGCTTTAACTACAACTgaaatactactactactctactactccttgtactactactactagtacactACTGACACAGACCAATCTCTACTGCTAATAATGACtgttacttctactactactactactactactactactactactactgctactagtacaCTACTCACTACTGACACAGACCAATCTCTACTGCTAATAATAACTGTTacttccactactactactactactactagtagtagtagtagtacactACTGACACAGACCAATCTCTACTGCTAATAATGACTgttacttctactactaccactactattagtAGTACACTACTGACACAGACCAATCTCTACTACCAGTAATGACTGTTACTTCTACTacactacaacaactacaacactactactacaacactactactacaacactactacaactactacagctctattactaatactactacactactactactactactactactactacactaatactactactacttctacactAATACTACTAAAACACCACAAGCTCTTTTtttactactacactactactactactacttcaactacaacactactactactgactacactactattactactactacactaataCCAATAGTATGgctactactactgcactactactagtactgctactactactactactactactactaccgaaTACActcctattactactactacactaataccattactaccacaactactactgcactactactacactaataccaacactactacaactactgcactactactactactactacactaataccaatactaccactactactactactactattactactactacactaataccactactgcactactactactactactaccacttctgcactactactaatacaacactaataccaatactactaatattaatacaacactaataccaatactaccactaccactactactacactaataccgatattactaccactactactactactactactactactactacactaataccaataccactactacttctactgcacTACTACAGCTGGCCAACCTTTATCATTTCAAACCTGAAGCTGCCATTCCAATAATACACTACAATGTAATCATTTTCATACGTTTATTGTCTGCAATACTCTGTCCTATTGCCTAAGTTGATTCTCATCCTAATTCCCATGGCACACTCTGACTTACCTCACAGCAACAGTGTATCTGATagacctgttctcttctctccctctagctTCGTGTGCTACCAGTTCCCCGGCTACCGTGGCCACCAGTACATCATGGAGTGTGACTGCCACGGAGGAGAGTACAAGTGTTACCGTGAGTTTGGCTCCCACGCCCAGACCCCTCAGATCCAGTCTATCAGGAGGATTCAGCACTGAGCAGGAAACACCttcttcatccctcctcctcttcttctacttcctactcctcctccctctcttctctcccctctcctactaCTCCGCCTTCTACTCCGCCTCCTCTCCCTCGCCCATCCCGGTTCCGCTGGTCCAGCTAGTCCAGGCAGGATTGCGGGCCGGGCCTCAGGTGCTTACCGGCGACGTCAAATGTTCACGGTGCTTATTTTTTTAAAACCATCATGAAAAACAAAGGAAGAACGAATTGAAAGACAGGGAAtgacagagatgagagaaagagtaATGAATCCTCAACACCTCCCAGAGGCTGGACGCCAAACTTTTTGCTCCTCTTCGTCCACgacatcatcattatcatcagcttcttcttcatcatcatcatcatcatcaccactattgCCTGTCACTGTAGTTGTGATGGTAAACATTGTATGAGACGGATGAATAAAGAGAACaagcaaaagaaagagagaataacAAGACAATGACTGGCTTGTAGTTGTGTAACTGTGTTTGTTTGTCCCGCActtcccacccacacacacagcgacaTGGGGGAAAGAGGGTGGATACAGATGAGGCTTGACATGGGAATATAGTACCCTTATAGACCATACGGCCAAGCACTTATTAATTCACCTGCTTTAGGGTAACTGGGGGGGGTAACTGCGCAGGTGCAAGTGAGAAAGGACTCCCTTGCCGGGTAGGAAACCCTGTTCTCTTGGGTTGGGGAACCATTGCATCGAGGACACCGTGTGGAGTGGCGGAGAGCCAAACTCTGCTGTTTCGGTATAGCATGCAGTTATAGCTGAGAGTATCGCTGTTCGGACAGTGCccgaagaaatgtgtgtgtgcatttacgTACGGACAGAGTATTGAGCACTTACTGTAGGGCTGAAGAGTACCGCTATATGTAACATAGCTTGGCTTATGCTGAAGATGTGTGAGTGCAGGTTTCGGGTCAGTAgaagctgctgaggggagggtTGGTCATAATAATGGCATcacgtatttgataccattccactaattcagCTCCAGCCATGATCAATTtgggtgccaccaacctcctgtggattgggcaggttactttctaaatgtaatccgttacagttattatttacctgtccaaaattgtaatcagtatcattacatttgaatgacccaaactcagtaatgtaatctaaTTACTTTCAGATTACTTTCACCCTTAAGCGGCATTAGAAGACAAAAAGGAATATTACCAATTGAATGACATCTATTTCAATATAAATCAGAGTTTATATGGCAATAAATGGATGTTGCATTTTACTTCAAGGGTTATGTAGGCTTCTAACCCTTTGCTTTCTACTTCAATACAGGTAATACAATGATTAGGCTATATATTTACATTAAAAACAAATGTCTTTCAGATTTACAGTCATTCCAAAATAATTAAATACCCCTTGGTAGTCATGATTTGGTGTCAAAACTGGGGGGCCAAAATGCAATGTCGGAATATTGGGGAGACATGCCTGTCCatgtgacacatggacagacagtgacaaatCAAATATCACCTGCATCTAGCTaacctagggtgtaatcattcGTCCAACAGATGTAAACAAAAGCTttttttggacaaattcactccagagaacatgtttccagtgctccagagtccaatggcagcgacctttacaccactccagatgacgtttggcattgtgcatggtgcccttaggcttgtgtgcggctgcttggccatggaaactcGTTTCAAGAAGCTCCCGACtaatagttattgtgctgacattgcttccagaggcagtctggaactcggtagtgagtattGCAACCAAGGACAAATGATTTTTGAAGCTACGCGCTTCAACACTCGGCAGTCCCATTCTATGAGcttctgtggcctaccactttgcggctgagctttTGTTGCCCCTAgacgtttccatttcacaataacagcactcatatttgaccggggcagctctagcaggacagcaatttgatgaactgacttgtcgGGAAGGTGGCCTCCTATGAtgatgccacattgaaagtcactgagcacttcagtaaaggccattctactgccaatgtttgtctatggagattgcatggccgtgtgctcgattttatacacctgtcagcaacgggtgtggctgaaatagccaaatctaataatttgaaggggtgtccacatacagtaccagtcacaacacaactgattggcttaaacacattaagaaggaaagaaattccacaaattatcttttaacaaggcacaccttgaaatgcattccaggtgactacctcatgaatctggttgagagaatgccaagagtgttctaagctgtcatcaagacaaagggtggctactttgattagtctcaaatataaaatacattttgatttgtttaacactttttttggttactacatgattcaatatgtgctgtttcatagttttgatgtcttcgccattagaaaatagtaaatataaagaaaaaccctgcaatgagtaggtgtgtccaaacttttgactggtgctgtgcttttgtatatatagtgtacctacactctttctctccctttcccatgagctatgggccatggtctctttgtctgtctctttctctgtttgaTCACGCTTCGAATAAGGCCTTGTAAATGCTTTGCAACTTAAGCTGTATGCCTTGTATATGAATCCATTCATTTTAAAATGCAATTAAATACACTTGTATTTGGAATTCCATTCTCAGACATGTTTTGATtgcctattactgtaactcagctATAGTGTTCTTGCAAATTGCTAAATCATCTTTATAGAGACAGAAATATTTTTATGGAATAATTACTTAGTCATTATGAGTCGTATGTGAGGTATTTACAATACCGTATAcattgagtatacaaaacattaagaacacctgctctttccatgacataggaATAACCATCAAAACTCCAGGTGTAaactatgatctcttattgatgtcacttgttaaatccacttcaatgaaggggaggagacaggttaaagaattatttgtaagccttgagacaatttagacatggattgggtatgtgtaccattcaaagggtgaaagggcaagacaaaaaaaacaTGCCCCGACAAATTAAGTCTGTTCTGGGGGAAAAAGAGGGGAccattcaatattaggaaggtgttcctaatgtttggtacactcagtatatactgtacatgtcaaaTATTACTGCCCATTACACAAATAAATGTATGCATATTTCGGTTAGGAAAGTCATTAAAAAAACATGCTTCAAGGAAATGTATATcaaaagaacagaatagcatgtTTTGAGTTGTAGTTATCTGTGCAATACCAATGAAATGAACTTGTTCCTATAACAGAAGTCACAGGCCCTGCCctaccacagtcaacacacattATTTTACAGTAAGAATATAATGGAATATCCCAAATGGTTATTGCTGATTGTCACCAGTAGCCTACTCACATGAGGAATGTACGGAGCCATGGTTATTCTAGGAAAACATTACATTTTGAAACAGAGACCATTCACACAATTTGTACAGTGGTTTGGCAAAAATGGGTTCATTCGAAATCTTGGAATCAGCACTTCTTCTGGATCCATGGACTTCCGATGGACATTGTCTCTGATCGCGGTCTTCAGTTCTCGTCCTGGTTCTGGAAGGAGTTCTGCGCCCTCATTGGGTCTTCGGCCTGCCTGTCCTCTGGTTTTCACCCCAAGTCCAATGGCCAGTCTGAGCAAACTAATCAGGACATGGAGATGGCTCTTCGTTGCCTAAtctccgccaaccccaccacctggagccagcaactcaTATGGGTGGAATACACATGCATACCCTTCCCTGTTCGGCCACTGGTCTCTCGCCTTTTGAGTGTTACATGGGATTTCATCCGCCGCTCTTCCTTGAGGAAGAGGTCAGCGTACCTTCGGCCCAGATGTTCATCCGCTGCAGTCGCCGTACCTGGAAGATCAAACCTCTGTCTCaaagccctttgtctcctgtttctacacctcccggttctgaccattctgcttgccctgaacctgagcctgcctgctgttctgtccctgtttgaTGCTGTCTTGGATTTACTGAcctcagcctgccctgaccctgagcccgcctgccgttctgtccctTACTGACGCTGTcttggattaccaacctctgcctgccctggacCTGTGGTTTGACTGTCCCCTGTTTTGTGATAAAGATCTGAGATTTGCACTGTCTGCCTTccatgtctgcatctgggtctcatccTGAGTCGTGTTAGAAGACCATTTTAAATAGCTTCCACCGTATTACTGTGGTTCTCATTCAAACCCATGTTAATTCATGTGAATGTGAATGGTTATCATTCAAAAAGTATTAATAGTATGACAAATCTGAATGCAAACGTTTGGTCCGGTTGAACATCTGAAAGTTGGTTTGGCTTTGATAGTTTAAACGGTGT from the Oncorhynchus keta strain PuntledgeMale-10-30-2019 chromosome 33, Oket_V2, whole genome shotgun sequence genome contains:
- the LOC118365862 gene encoding beta-crystallin A1-like, whose amino-acid sequence is MALTNPMNPVNPMPMGPWKITVYDQEYFQGKRMEFTACCQNIMECGMENIRSLKVECGAWVGYEHSSFCGQQFVLEKGDYPRFEAYSGSNSYRIERMISFRPICSASHKESRMTIYEKENMIGRQFEMCDDYPSLQAMGWFNNEVGSMQIQSGAFVCYQFPGYRGHQYIMECDCHGGEYKCYREFGSHAQTPQIQSIRRIQH